A genomic window from Levilactobacillus yonginensis includes:
- a CDS encoding nucleoside 2-deoxyribosyltransferase encodes MTNVYLAGPFFDDEQIARIERVEKALAANPAVANVFSPRLSEIPGLTMGTPEWATQTFEMDVHQIDQADVVVALVDFVGDQVDSGTAFEIGYAFHSKKPVVILHEKDTILNLMIAEGLHAYLREAGSLATYDFSTLPESHYSGKVI; translated from the coding sequence GTGACTAACGTATATTTAGCAGGACCATTCTTTGATGACGAACAGATTGCCCGCATCGAACGGGTGGAAAAAGCCTTAGCAGCTAACCCAGCCGTAGCGAATGTCTTCAGCCCTCGGTTGAGTGAGATTCCTGGGCTAACCATGGGAACCCCTGAATGGGCCACACAGACCTTTGAAATGGATGTTCATCAAATTGACCAGGCCGACGTTGTCGTTGCTTTGGTGGATTTTGTGGGGGACCAGGTAGACTCAGGAACGGCTTTTGAAATTGGATATGCCTTCCACAGCAAGAAACCCGTCGTAATTTTACATGAGAAGGATACAATTCTGAATCTGATGATTGCCGAAGGGTTACACGCCTACTTACGAGAGGCAGGTTCTTTAGCCACGTACGATTTCTCCACGCTTCCGGAGAGTCACTATTCAGGAAAAGTGATTTAA
- a CDS encoding HAD family hydrolase — protein MIKAVVFDVDDTLYDQKAPFVAALRTQLQLPADYDLDPIFQSYRQQSMQAYAEVASGRWSREEMAVNRLNIALQQQNLPGVTTAQALDFEQAYTHGLNHIELFPGLKTALDRLHSQFQLGIITNGKTQHQLAKVMRLQMHRWIDREAILTSEDAGVEKPDPQIFTMMNRRLGLRASEVAYVGDCYSMDVKAAKKAGWHAFWFNHRNLEIPDGEWIPDQTVGNALELQDLLLALSAVPEF, from the coding sequence ATGATAAAAGCGGTCGTCTTCGATGTCGATGACACGCTCTATGACCAAAAAGCCCCGTTTGTAGCGGCTTTACGGACACAGTTACAGTTACCAGCTGACTATGATCTAGACCCAATTTTTCAGTCCTATCGGCAGCAAAGCATGCAAGCCTATGCTGAGGTTGCCAGCGGTCGCTGGTCGCGTGAGGAAATGGCCGTTAACCGGTTAAATATTGCGCTTCAGCAACAAAACTTACCAGGTGTAACGACGGCCCAAGCGTTAGATTTTGAGCAAGCTTACACCCATGGCCTGAATCATATTGAACTCTTCCCCGGACTAAAGACGGCCCTTGACCGCCTCCACTCCCAATTCCAACTGGGCATTATTACCAATGGTAAAACGCAACACCAATTGGCAAAAGTGATGCGGTTGCAAATGCATCGCTGGATTGATCGTGAAGCCATCCTCACTTCAGAGGATGCTGGCGTGGAAAAACCCGATCCGCAAATTTTTACCATGATGAACCGACGTTTAGGCCTGCGGGCTAGCGAAGTGGCTTACGTCGGTGATTGTTACAGTATGGACGTCAAAGCCGCCAAAAAGGCTGGTTGGCATGCCTTTTGGTTTAATCACCGTAACCTGGAAATTCCAGATGGTGAGTGGATTCCTGACCAAACGGTTGGCAACGCCTTAGAGTTACAAGATTTATTACTGGCATTGAGTGCCGTTCCTGAATTTTAG
- a CDS encoding DUF896 domain-containing protein, producing the protein MAEPTMDTLLVRINELAHKAKGEGLTPAETAERAKLRKQYLKLFRASFKSQVEMMQVYNDQGEEVTPEKVREVQRKKGLRDD; encoded by the coding sequence ATGGCAGAACCAACGATGGACACCTTATTAGTCCGGATTAATGAACTCGCCCACAAAGCGAAAGGCGAAGGGCTCACGCCTGCTGAAACGGCAGAACGGGCCAAGTTACGTAAACAGTATCTTAAACTGTTTAGAGCAAGCTTCAAGAGCCAGGTTGAAATGATGCAGGTCTATAACGACCAAGGCGAAGAAGTGACCCCTGAAAAGGTTCGAGAAGTTCAACGGAAAAAGGGTCTGCGGGACGATTAA
- the tsf gene encoding translation elongation factor Ts — protein MASKITAAQVKELRDKTQVGMMDAKKALVASEGDMDKAIDFLREKGIAKAKKKSGNVAANGLARVKVDGNTAAIIEVNSETDFVATNDTFNGLVDLVADTIAAKQPADLDAALALPTADGSTINEEIVKTTQVTSENVQLRRFAIEKKTDSQVFGSYLHQGGQIAALVVLEGADEATAKDVAMHVAAINPEFVSRDDIPADRLAHEREVLKQEALNEGKPEKIVEKMVEGRLHKFLSEISLADQPFVKDGDQTVSQFVASKGGKLVNFVRYEVGEGIEKPTVDLAKEVHDQING, from the coding sequence ATGGCAAGCAAAATCACTGCGGCACAAGTAAAAGAATTACGGGACAAGACCCAAGTTGGGATGATGGATGCTAAGAAGGCTCTGGTTGCTTCTGAAGGCGATATGGACAAAGCCATCGACTTCTTACGTGAAAAAGGTATCGCTAAGGCTAAGAAGAAGAGTGGCAACGTTGCTGCTAACGGTTTAGCTCGGGTGAAGGTTGACGGTAACACCGCCGCTATCATCGAAGTGAACTCAGAAACTGACTTCGTTGCAACCAACGACACCTTTAACGGTTTAGTTGACTTAGTTGCTGACACGATTGCTGCTAAGCAACCAGCTGACTTGGACGCAGCTTTAGCTTTACCAACAGCTGATGGGTCAACGATCAACGAAGAAATTGTTAAGACGACGCAAGTTACCAGTGAAAATGTGCAATTACGTCGTTTCGCTATCGAAAAGAAGACGGACAGCCAAGTATTTGGTTCATACCTACACCAAGGTGGCCAAATTGCTGCTTTAGTTGTCTTGGAAGGCGCTGATGAAGCAACTGCTAAGGACGTTGCAATGCACGTTGCTGCTATCAACCCTGAATTTGTTTCTCGCGATGACATTCCTGCTGACCGTTTAGCTCACGAACGTGAAGTCTTGAAGCAAGAAGCTCTGAACGAAGGCAAGCCTGAAAAGATCGTCGAAAAGATGGTCGAAGGCCGTTTACACAAGTTCTTGTCAGAAATCAGCTTAGCTGACCAACCATTCGTTAAAGATGGCGACCAAACTGTTAGCCAATTCGTTGCTAGCAAGGGTGGCAAGTTAGTCAACTTTGTTCGTTACGAAGTTGGTGAAGGAATCGAAAAGCCAACGGTTGATCTGGCTAAAGAAGTTCATGACCAAATCAACGGTTAA
- a CDS encoding tRNA1(Val) (adenine(37)-N6)-methyltransferase has protein sequence MSTPELRAGERIDQLYSQDIQIIQSPEVFAFSLDAVLLADFAKLPVRADSQTVDLCAGNGAVGLFMSHQTRGQIAEVEIQPRLADMARRSIALNRLAQQMTVYEGDLAEVNQWLPKDSVDVVTCNPPYFENLPDSQKNPNQYLAIARHEITTDLATIVKTASGLLKMNGKAYFVHRPDRLLQLLQLMSANRLAPKRIRLVHPKPGKEANMVLVEAIKDGNPGGVRFPAPITVYDARGQYTPEVGALLYGNQ, from the coding sequence GTGTCCACCCCTGAATTACGAGCTGGTGAACGAATTGACCAGCTATATAGTCAAGATATCCAAATTATTCAAAGTCCTGAAGTGTTTGCTTTTTCTCTCGATGCCGTTTTGTTGGCAGACTTCGCCAAGCTTCCGGTACGGGCTGATAGTCAGACCGTTGACTTGTGTGCTGGGAACGGGGCTGTTGGTTTATTTATGAGCCATCAGACCCGGGGCCAGATTGCCGAGGTGGAAATTCAGCCGCGGCTAGCTGACATGGCTCGACGGAGCATTGCCTTAAACCGGTTAGCCCAACAGATGACTGTCTATGAAGGCGATTTAGCCGAAGTTAACCAGTGGCTTCCCAAAGATTCGGTCGATGTTGTGACCTGTAATCCGCCTTACTTTGAGAATTTACCGGATAGTCAGAAGAATCCCAACCAATATTTGGCCATTGCCCGGCATGAGATTACGACTGATCTTGCGACCATTGTAAAGACGGCCAGCGGACTACTTAAGATGAATGGCAAAGCTTATTTTGTTCATCGGCCGGACCGGTTACTGCAATTATTGCAATTGATGAGTGCTAATCGGCTGGCACCCAAGCGAATTCGACTCGTTCATCCCAAACCTGGCAAGGAGGCCAATATGGTCCTAGTCGAGGCTATCAAGGATGGCAATCCTGGTGGTGTCCGGTTCCCAGCACCCATTACGGTTTACGATGCTCGGGGCCAATATACGCCGGAAGTGGGGGCGCTGCTGTATGGTAACCAATAA
- a CDS encoding ABC transporter ATP-binding protein, producing MADNQHQSAWAHSMSTKEQLTVIKRLFRFAAPYKWFFIGSVVLSAVISAINVFLPWLLQVYMDRYLRTDNATVVIMWMFAGLYLMGMIFKALFQFWQNYTSTMGAEYMLENVRRKLFKDLHGKGMRYFDQTPGGSILSRLMNDTMTFSNFWALFNTLVLALFAVISSFIAMYATDVKVALWTLILVPFLALTIWYYQRFSSKVYRRMRERLSELNTKLAEAITGISVIQEFRQEKRTAGNFKKTNQAYYGTRRDMIRTNSLLLSPIINLFYALGTVIVLGMFGIRGLHEVVAAGVIYAFITYLNNFYSPMSNMMDNLSDFQNGMVAGSRVLRILDDQTLAPQQHPVVGAKITKGKVEFRHVTFAYDQEHPVLRDVSFVAEPGQTVALVGQTGSGKTSTINVLMRFYEFQAGEVLIDDRDIRNYPAEELRSKLGLVLQEPQLFYGDIQTNIRMFNPNISDEQVERAAQFVQADDFIDQLPKGYETPVLERGTEYSAGQRQLITFARTVVTDPKILILDEATANVDTETETMIQNGLDRIQENRTTIAIAHRLSTIQNADLILVLNQGKIVERGNNDELMAKHGYYYDMIQLQNSAHVD from the coding sequence ATGGCAGATAATCAACATCAATCCGCGTGGGCGCACAGCATGTCCACCAAAGAGCAATTGACGGTCATTAAACGATTATTCAGGTTTGCTGCACCATACAAGTGGTTCTTCATCGGTTCAGTTGTCTTGTCAGCAGTGATCAGTGCCATTAACGTCTTTCTGCCATGGCTCCTTCAAGTCTACATGGACCGGTACCTCCGGACGGATAATGCCACAGTGGTTATCATGTGGATGTTTGCTGGTCTTTACCTGATGGGAATGATTTTTAAAGCACTCTTTCAATTCTGGCAAAATTACACCAGTACGATGGGCGCCGAGTACATGTTAGAAAATGTCCGGCGGAAGTTGTTCAAGGATCTTCATGGCAAGGGAATGCGCTACTTTGATCAAACACCGGGTGGCTCAATTCTGTCGCGGCTAATGAATGATACCATGACTTTCTCTAATTTCTGGGCACTGTTTAATACGCTTGTGCTGGCGTTGTTTGCGGTGATTTCCTCCTTCATCGCGATGTACGCCACGGACGTGAAGGTGGCCCTGTGGACGCTGATACTGGTTCCGTTCCTGGCGCTAACAATTTGGTACTACCAACGGTTCAGTTCAAAGGTTTACCGGCGTATGCGGGAGCGGTTGAGTGAACTAAACACCAAGTTGGCAGAAGCCATCACCGGAATCAGCGTCATTCAAGAGTTTCGCCAGGAGAAACGGACGGCTGGTAACTTTAAAAAGACTAACCAGGCCTACTACGGTACGCGACGTGACATGATTCGGACCAACTCGTTACTGTTGAGTCCCATCATTAATTTATTTTATGCACTGGGAACGGTAATTGTCCTGGGGATGTTCGGAATTCGGGGATTACACGAAGTTGTCGCTGCCGGGGTAATTTACGCATTTATTACTTATCTGAATAACTTTTACAGTCCTATGAGCAATATGATGGATAATCTGAGTGATTTTCAAAATGGGATGGTCGCTGGTTCTCGAGTCTTAAGGATCTTAGACGACCAAACCCTTGCGCCACAACAACACCCTGTGGTGGGTGCTAAGATCACCAAGGGTAAGGTAGAATTTCGTCACGTGACCTTTGCCTATGACCAGGAACACCCAGTCCTTCGTGACGTCTCTTTCGTGGCGGAACCCGGCCAAACGGTGGCGCTTGTTGGGCAAACGGGTTCCGGGAAAACTTCTACTATTAACGTCCTAATGCGGTTCTATGAATTTCAGGCCGGTGAAGTCTTAATTGATGACCGGGATATTCGCAACTATCCTGCTGAAGAATTACGGTCAAAATTGGGACTGGTTCTACAGGAACCACAACTCTTTTACGGGGACATTCAGACTAACATCCGAATGTTTAATCCAAATATTTCGGATGAACAGGTTGAACGTGCAGCACAGTTTGTCCAAGCAGATGACTTCATTGATCAGCTACCGAAAGGCTATGAAACGCCCGTTTTGGAACGGGGGACGGAGTATTCTGCGGGTCAACGGCAATTAATTACCTTTGCCCGGACGGTGGTCACTGATCCTAAGATTTTAATTCTGGATGAAGCCACCGCCAATGTCGATACCGAAACTGAAACAATGATTCAAAATGGGTTAGACCGGATTCAAGAAAATCGAACGACCATTGCAATTGCCCACCGACTATCCACGATTCAGAACGCTGATTTGATTTTGGTTCTGAACCAAGGAAAAATTGTTGAACGGGGCAATAACGATGAGCTGATGGCGAAGCACGGTTACTACTATGATATGATTCAATTACAGAATTCGGCGCACGTTGACTAA
- a CDS encoding YneF family protein, whose protein sequence is MHTWIWILILIVVALASAAAGFYGARKYMENYLKKNPPINEDQLRAMMLQMGQKPSQRKLHQMMNAMQQNANKK, encoded by the coding sequence TTGCACACTTGGATATGGATCTTAATCCTCATCGTGGTCGCTTTGGCCAGTGCTGCCGCAGGTTTCTACGGCGCCCGTAAGTACATGGAAAACTACTTGAAGAAGAATCCACCGATCAACGAAGATCAATTACGAGCAATGATGTTACAAATGGGACAAAAGCCTTCACAACGTAAGTTACATCAAATGATGAATGCGATGCAGCAAAACGCAAACAAAAAGTAA
- the rpsB gene encoding 30S ribosomal protein S2, protein MAVISMKQLLEAGVHFGHQTRRWNPKMKQYIFTERNGIYIIDLQKTVKLIDAAYNYMKDEAAKGAVVLFVGTKKQAQDSIEEEATRAGQYYVNHRWLGGTLTNWETIQTRIKRLKDLKKMATDGTFDVLPKKEVSLLKKSQDKLERFLGGIEDMPKLPDVMFIVDPRKEQIAVHEAQKLNIPIVAMVDTNTDPDEIDVVIPSNDDAIRAVRLITSKMADAIVEGRQGEDQVNEKTFEGQKSDAAKGDKKTADNSMESIVNAVEGDNK, encoded by the coding sequence ATGGCTGTTATTTCAATGAAACAACTGCTCGAAGCCGGTGTCCACTTTGGTCACCAAACCCGTCGTTGGAACCCTAAGATGAAGCAATACATCTTCACGGAACGTAACGGTATCTACATCATCGACTTACAAAAGACGGTGAAGTTGATCGACGCTGCTTACAACTACATGAAGGACGAAGCTGCAAAGGGCGCCGTTGTTCTGTTTGTTGGTACGAAGAAGCAAGCTCAAGATTCTATCGAAGAAGAAGCTACCCGTGCTGGTCAGTACTACGTTAACCACCGTTGGTTAGGTGGGACTTTGACCAACTGGGAAACCATCCAAACTCGGATCAAGCGTCTTAAAGATTTGAAGAAGATGGCTACTGACGGTACTTTTGATGTTCTTCCTAAGAAGGAAGTTTCCTTACTTAAGAAGTCACAAGACAAGTTGGAACGTTTCTTAGGTGGTATCGAAGACATGCCTAAGCTGCCTGACGTTATGTTTATCGTTGACCCTCGCAAGGAACAAATCGCTGTTCACGAAGCACAAAAGTTGAACATTCCGATCGTTGCTATGGTTGATACGAACACTGACCCAGATGAAATTGACGTGGTTATCCCATCTAACGATGACGCTATCCGTGCCGTTCGTCTGATTACTTCTAAGATGGCTGATGCTATCGTTGAAGGCCGTCAGGGTGAAGACCAAGTTAACGAAAAGACCTTTGAAGGTCAAAAGTCTGATGCCGCTAAGGGCGACAAGAAGACCGCTGACAACTCAATGGAAAGCATCGTTAACGCTGTCGAAGGCGACAACAAGTAA
- a CDS encoding D-2-hydroxyacid dehydrogenase, translating into MKIIAYGIRDDERPYLDEWSEEQGITVKAVGDLLDETTVGLAKGYDGAVVYQQKPYTAAVLDQLAANGVTNLSLRNVGVDNVDADAVKRNGFKVTNVPAYSPAAIAELTVTQLMRLLRRTPTFDRKQAQGDLTWAPDIADELNTMTVGIVATGRIGRAAMQIYRGFGAKVIAYDVFHNPELEKQGIYVDTLDDLYARADVISLHAPATKENDRMLNDEAFSKMKDGVWILNPARGALIDTDALIRALDSGKVAGAALDVYEDEVGIFNTDFGSFDAIPDERLKNLLKRENVLVTPHVAFYTRTAVKNMVQFALNNNKQLIETGQAENEVAF; encoded by the coding sequence GTGAAAATTATTGCTTATGGCATCCGTGACGACGAACGACCTTACTTGGACGAATGGTCCGAAGAACAGGGCATTACGGTCAAGGCAGTCGGGGATTTATTGGACGAAACGACTGTTGGTCTTGCTAAGGGCTATGACGGGGCAGTGGTTTATCAGCAAAAGCCGTACACTGCGGCAGTCCTGGATCAATTAGCTGCTAATGGCGTTACCAACTTATCTCTGCGTAACGTGGGGGTCGATAACGTTGACGCTGATGCGGTGAAACGTAATGGCTTCAAGGTTACCAACGTTCCTGCGTACTCACCAGCAGCTATTGCGGAATTGACGGTGACCCAGTTGATGCGCTTGTTACGGCGGACACCAACTTTTGACCGCAAGCAGGCACAAGGTGACTTGACTTGGGCACCGGATATTGCTGATGAGTTGAATACCATGACGGTTGGTATCGTGGCTACTGGTCGTATCGGCCGGGCCGCCATGCAAATCTATCGGGGGTTTGGTGCCAAAGTGATTGCGTACGACGTCTTCCACAACCCTGAGTTAGAAAAGCAGGGGATTTACGTGGATACACTGGATGATCTGTACGCCCGAGCCGATGTGATTTCACTTCACGCACCCGCTACCAAAGAAAATGATCGAATGTTAAACGATGAAGCCTTCAGTAAGATGAAGGATGGTGTCTGGATCTTGAATCCTGCGCGTGGAGCGTTGATCGATACGGATGCGTTGATTCGAGCGTTAGACAGTGGCAAGGTGGCAGGGGCTGCTTTGGACGTTTACGAGGATGAAGTTGGTATTTTTAACACCGATTTTGGTAGTTTTGATGCGATTCCTGATGAACGGCTGAAGAACCTGTTGAAACGGGAAAATGTACTGGTAACGCCACACGTGGCGTTCTACACCCGCACCGCGGTCAAGAACATGGTGCAATTTGCTTTGAATAATAACAAACAGCTGATTGAAACGGGTCAGGCTGAGAATGAAGTGGCGTTTTAA
- a CDS encoding ABC transporter ATP-binding protein: MSIFKKLAWYFRLEWRRYLMGVLGLLLTAIIAIVPPRIIGNMVDGIHGQTMTGRLLMIDLLWVTLAALAQYGTRYIWRNAIWGGAARLEQLLRDRLFAHFMKMDRVFYQKYRTGDLMAHATNDLEAIQRVAGGGILQFADAIITGGTTLIAMMTLIDWRLTLLAIVPFPFLALISWYLGQKIHRAFGASQAAFSRLNNKAQESISGIKVIKALGQEDADVADFDSQVDRTIQINRRVNRLDSLFDPAITLVISLSYVATIVLGGLFVNHQIITIGNLVSFISYLAMMVWPMFAVGMLFNTMERGNASYDRVMELLDQQTHIIDKSNGIQQRPTGALSYHVNRFDYPDDAGASLKQIDFELPAGHTLGIVGRVGAGKSTIMKLILREFDTYAGEIDFGGHPIKDYALDSYLPAIGYVPQESFLFSSNIFENIRFAQPDATQAQVEDAAAKSDLAGQISKLPAGYDTEVGEEGISLSGGQRQRLAIARALLINPELLILDDALSAVDAETEAEILANLKAERANKTTIISAHRLSSVMNADEILVLDHGAVVERGTHAELMATHGWYQRMFVQQQLETQVKGGVSDGR, translated from the coding sequence GTGAGTATTTTTAAGAAACTTGCCTGGTACTTTCGCCTAGAATGGCGTCGTTACCTGATGGGCGTGCTCGGCTTATTATTAACGGCCATTATTGCAATTGTCCCCCCCAGAATCATCGGGAACATGGTGGACGGCATTCACGGGCAGACCATGACGGGCCGGCTACTCATGATCGATTTACTGTGGGTCACGCTCGCAGCACTCGCCCAGTACGGTACCCGGTACATTTGGCGAAATGCCATTTGGGGTGGTGCTGCCCGACTTGAGCAATTGCTGCGGGATCGGCTATTCGCCCACTTCATGAAGATGGACCGGGTCTTTTACCAGAAGTATCGGACCGGGGATCTCATGGCGCACGCAACGAACGACTTGGAGGCTATTCAACGGGTTGCTGGTGGGGGGATTCTGCAGTTTGCGGATGCCATCATCACTGGTGGGACCACGTTGATTGCCATGATGACCTTGATCGACTGGCGGCTGACCTTGCTAGCCATTGTTCCATTTCCATTCTTAGCTCTGATTTCGTGGTACCTGGGTCAAAAGATTCATCGGGCCTTTGGTGCTTCGCAAGCAGCCTTTTCCCGGTTGAACAACAAAGCGCAAGAGAGCATTAGTGGCATCAAGGTCATCAAGGCCTTGGGTCAGGAGGATGCCGACGTGGCTGATTTTGACTCTCAGGTTGATCGTACCATTCAGATCAATCGCCGCGTCAATCGACTAGATTCACTATTTGATCCTGCCATTACGCTGGTGATTTCATTGTCCTACGTGGCAACTATTGTTTTGGGCGGTCTCTTCGTGAACCATCAAATCATTACGATTGGGAACCTGGTCTCGTTTATCAGTTATCTAGCCATGATGGTTTGGCCGATGTTTGCCGTGGGGATGTTGTTCAATACGATGGAACGGGGAAACGCCAGTTATGACCGAGTCATGGAGCTGTTGGACCAGCAGACGCACATCATCGATAAATCTAATGGGATACAGCAACGACCTACGGGGGCTCTCAGTTATCATGTAAATCGGTTTGACTACCCCGATGACGCTGGGGCCAGCTTGAAACAGATTGACTTCGAGCTGCCAGCTGGCCATACTTTAGGAATTGTTGGTCGGGTTGGTGCTGGGAAGTCAACGATTATGAAATTGATTCTGCGGGAGTTTGATACTTACGCTGGTGAAATTGACTTTGGCGGGCATCCCATTAAAGACTATGCGCTGGATAGTTATTTGCCAGCTATCGGGTACGTGCCCCAAGAAAGCTTCCTATTCTCTTCGAATATTTTCGAAAATATTCGTTTTGCTCAGCCGGATGCCACTCAGGCACAGGTGGAGGACGCGGCGGCGAAAAGTGATTTGGCTGGCCAGATCAGTAAACTACCCGCTGGCTACGATACTGAGGTCGGTGAAGAGGGAATCTCACTGTCCGGCGGTCAACGGCAACGGTTAGCCATCGCCCGGGCGTTATTGATCAATCCCGAGTTACTGATTTTGGACGACGCATTGTCGGCCGTCGATGCTGAAACGGAAGCCGAGATTTTGGCCAACTTAAAGGCGGAACGGGCCAACAAGACGACCATTATTTCAGCCCACCGGCTGAGTTCCGTCATGAACGCCGATGAAATCTTGGTCTTAGACCACGGTGCCGTCGTTGAACGGGGAACTCACGCTGAGTTGATGGCGACCCATGGTTGGTATCAACGGATGTTTGTGCAACAACAATTAGAGACGCAAGTGAAGGGAGGCGTTAGCGATGGCAGATAA
- a CDS encoding lysophospholipid acyltransferase family protein encodes MFYSFLRNVIRVILFIVNGKAKYLNREKLPEGPYILVGPHRTWFDPVYFALAASPRKFGFMAKEELFQSSIFRWVLHHVNGFPVNREHPGPSAIKTPVRMLRQGDISLIIFPSGSRHSQELKAGAAVIAKMAKVPLVPAVYQGPLTFKRLFSRKRVTVAFGDPITIDRKLKLDDEGQASVERQMQDAFNQLDQQIDPNFHYVDVTGEKKSEQEHPKQ; translated from the coding sequence ATGTTTTATTCATTTCTGCGGAACGTTATTCGCGTTATTCTGTTCATTGTGAACGGTAAGGCCAAATACCTCAACCGCGAAAAATTACCAGAAGGTCCCTACATCTTGGTGGGGCCCCACCGAACTTGGTTTGATCCCGTCTACTTTGCGTTGGCGGCTAGTCCCCGTAAGTTCGGTTTCATGGCAAAGGAAGAACTCTTTCAAAGTTCCATTTTCCGATGGGTGCTCCACCATGTCAATGGTTTTCCGGTAAATCGTGAACATCCGGGTCCTTCAGCCATTAAAACACCAGTCCGTATGCTCCGCCAAGGGGACATATCGCTGATTATCTTCCCTTCCGGCTCCCGGCATTCACAGGAGCTCAAAGCTGGGGCCGCGGTAATCGCTAAGATGGCCAAGGTCCCTCTAGTTCCAGCCGTTTATCAAGGACCATTGACCTTTAAGCGATTGTTCTCCAGAAAACGAGTTACGGTCGCATTCGGTGACCCCATTACGATTGATCGTAAGCTCAAGCTGGACGATGAGGGTCAGGCGTCAGTCGAACGGCAGATGCAAGATGCCTTTAACCAGCTCGACCAGCAAATCGATCCTAACTTCCACTATGTCGATGTGACTGGTGAGAAAAAGTCTGAACAAGAACACCCAAAACAGTAG
- a CDS encoding GIY-YIG nuclease family protein, with amino-acid sequence MVTNKAYYFYVLLCEDNSLYGGFTTDVAKRFAMHVAGKGAKYTRVHHPLKVLYSEQFTTKHDALHAEWAFKHQSRQKKLAYLAAHGVSV; translated from the coding sequence ATGGTAACCAATAAGGCGTATTACTTTTATGTTCTGCTCTGTGAGGACAACTCACTCTATGGCGGTTTTACCACAGATGTGGCCAAACGGTTTGCCATGCACGTTGCAGGTAAGGGGGCGAAGTATACCCGCGTTCATCACCCCTTAAAGGTGCTTTACAGTGAACAATTTACGACCAAACACGATGCCTTACACGCCGAGTGGGCTTTCAAGCATCAAAGTCGACAAAAGAAGCTGGCTTACTTAGCCGCTCATGGCGTGAGCGTTTGA
- the lexA gene encoding transcriptional repressor LexA, translating into MSKASESKQMAVLRFIWERVNEKGYPPTVREIGEAVALSSTSTVHGHIARLEKKGLLTKDPTKPRALEVTAAGLEELGVHEQQTKIPVLGTVTAGEPILAVQEATDYFPVPPEFENDDDQLFMLTIRGESMINIGILNGDQVIVRRQQSADNGDIVIAMTEDNEATCKRFFKEADHFRLQPENDTMAPIILNHVSILGRVVGLFRDDVH; encoded by the coding sequence ATGAGTAAAGCATCAGAAAGCAAACAAATGGCCGTTCTTCGTTTCATCTGGGAACGGGTCAATGAAAAAGGATATCCACCAACCGTCCGCGAAATTGGTGAAGCCGTAGCTCTCTCTTCAACCTCTACGGTCCATGGTCACATTGCCCGTCTGGAAAAGAAGGGGCTCTTGACTAAAGATCCGACGAAACCCCGGGCTTTGGAAGTCACAGCAGCTGGTTTGGAAGAACTGGGCGTTCACGAACAACAGACTAAGATTCCCGTTCTAGGAACGGTTACAGCTGGCGAGCCAATTCTGGCTGTTCAGGAAGCTACTGACTACTTCCCAGTTCCTCCAGAATTTGAAAATGATGATGATCAGTTGTTTATGTTGACGATCCGTGGCGAAAGTATGATCAACATTGGTATTTTAAATGGTGATCAAGTGATTGTTCGTCGCCAACAGTCAGCCGACAATGGCGACATTGTCATTGCCATGACTGAAGATAATGAAGCAACCTGCAAACGGTTCTTTAAAGAAGCTGATCATTTCCGGTTACAACCCGAAAATGACACAATGGCGCCAATTATCTTAAATCACGTTAGCATCTTGGGCCGAGTTGTTGGGCTTTTCCGCGACGACGTTCATTAA